The sequence CCCCCGGCCGACCAAGGCGTGCCGTACTCCGGCGCGGCCGCAGATCGTGGCTACCCGGGCATCCGGCCAGGACGGCTCGACCGGCAGGTAGCCCGCACCGACGGCGTTGACGGCCAGGACCGCGACGATCTGGGCCAGCCCTTTCTCACACGCAACCGCTACCAGATCACCGGTACCGACACCGGCCGCGGCAAGAGCGCCAGCGGTCGCCGCGACGCCCTCGGCCAACTGACCGTGCGAGGTGGCGGAGCCCCTCACGTACAGGGCAGGCTTCTCCGGCAGACGGCGGGCGGCACGGGTCACCGGGTCGTGCAACAGCGGACCGGCATCGGGGAACGCGTCGACGTCCAACGGCTCTGCCGGCAGGACGAAGGGGTCCCAGGCGAGCCTTGGATCCTTCCACGCGGTGGCCTCGGTGAGGCGATGCAACAACCGGACGTACGCGTCGAGCATGTTACGCAGGTAGCCGTCGGGGAAGGCATCGACGACACCGTCCCATGCGATCCGGAGCACGCCGCCCTCGTCCCACACGATGTGGTCGAGCAGGACCTGAGGGGTCTGCGAAACGCCGAAGACCTCCGCGCCGAGCCAACTCGCCGGGGCGGCGGTCTCGGCACCGGCGAGTCCCACCCCACTGGTGAAGACGACCGGGTAGGGCGGAACGCCGAAGTTGCCGCCGAGCTGCCGCAGCACGTCCACCCCGGAGACCGACCGGTGGTCCAGGTCCTCCCAGAAACGGCGATTGAGATCCGACGCGTAGCCAGCGAATCCACTCCACGAGGTCGGGTCGTATCTCGGGGTACCCACCAACGCGGTGGTGGTGAAGTCGCCGACCACCAGGTCGACACCCTCGGGCTTCTCTGGACGCTCGAAGAGCGTGGTGTTCAGGCAGACCTGGTCGCCCGCGCCCCACCGTGCGAGGATCACCGCGAACGCGGCGAGCAACGCGGCCGTCGGTGTCACCCCGTGCTCCGTGCACCGGGCGCGGAGCGTCCGCCATGCCTCCGCGTCGAGTTGGCCGGCGTGCCGAGCGAAACGTGGAGGCTCGGTGGAGTCAGCAGCACGGGTCACCGGTAGACGTGGCGCTGGCGGAAGCTCGGCGACCCGGGCTGCCCAGTAGTCGCGGTCCCGCTCTCGCCGTTGGGTCCACTCCGGATCAGCATCCCGGTCATACAGCAGGTCAGCGAATTCGGCGGGAGGTTCTGGCAGGGATGTCGTCGGGTTGGCGACGAGTTGTCCCCACTGACGCATCAGCAGCATCCAGCCGGCCATGTCGGTGATCAGCACGTCGAAGCCGACGTAGAGGCGGGTGCGGCCGTCCGGCAGGAACGCCGCGTGGAGGTCGAACAACGGCCACTGTGCGGTTGGGCGTACCTGGTGAGATCGGTCGTGTCGGATCGCGGCCAGGGTCTCGCCCACCTGTGCGGGCCCGGCCTCGCGCAGGTCGGTTAGTCCGATGCGGTACGGACCGGCCGTGGGCAGAATCTCCCCTCGACCGTACGGGTCGACCACCATCCGTAGCATCGGATGGTGGTCGACCAGTTGGTTCCAGGCGACTTCGAGGCGCTGGAGGTCGGTGGCGGCGTCGTCGCTGATCCGGTCGTACTCGTAGTAGTAGTAGGTGGCCACCCCGCCGAGAACCAGGCCTGACTCCCGCCCGACAAGGTAGGACTCCTGAACCGGTGTCAAGGGGAAGGTCGCCCGGTTGCCCGGCTGCCTGTCGGTGCGCTGCCCGCCGGATTCACCGCCGCCGGCTGGCTCTTCCGGGGCGTCCGACAGGTGCCGGGCAAGGTGCGTCGCGGTGGCGTTGCCGAGGAACGCGGTCAGGGGAAGGTCCTGTCCGGTGCGTTCCCGAATCCGCCGTCGGAGCCGTACGGCGGTGAACGACTCCAGGCCCAGGGCGGTGAGTGACGCTTGCACATCGATCAGCTCTGGGTCCATGCCGAGGACCTCGGCGATGCAGTCTAGTACGTCGTCGAGGACCGCTTCGGGCATCAGGGGCAGGTTCATCCGGTCTCCGTGGCTGCGACGGCACTGTGAAGCGCGCCGCTGGGAGGACGGCGGCGCGCGCACCGGAGACCCTAGTTGACAATGATTCTCATTTCAAGTTTGAGGGAGATCAGCCCTGCACGTGACTCGCGACGTAGAGGCCGGCGTCGGGGTGTCCGATCTGCCGCATGGTCAACCCATGTTCCGCGAACTCCGCGCGCAACTCCCCCTCGTCCATGACCCACCAGTCGTAGTTCACGGCCACCTCCGCCACCGCCGCCCCCTCCGGCGATCGGGTCAGGTAGGTCATGTGCCACCTGATCTGGTGTTCGCCGACAGCCTCGGCGCTCGCCCAGCCCTCGTAGGTCAGGCCACCCACGGTGCGGCTGGCCATTCGGGTTCTCGGGATCGCGACCGGACGCGCCGGCGGCGCGAGGTTGACGACCACGCGACCCCCACGGACCAGGCGCGGGGCGACGCGCTGCCAGAGTTCCCGCCGGTCGTCCGGCGACAAGTGCCCGATCATGTTCATCGCCACCAGCACCCGCACCTGCTCGGGCATTGGCACGCTCATCGCGTCGGCCGGCGACACCGTAACGCGCGACCTCAGGGATGCGTCCTCGTGCGCTCGGGCGAGGAGCACCGCGCGGAGTGCGGGCGAGGGCTCCACGGCCAGCACCGGCGAGCTGTCAGGCAGGCTGGCGCAGATCACCGCGACGCCACGCCCCGTACCGGCGCCCAGGTCCACCGTGACGCCGGGTTCGTCGCCGAGGCCGTGCAGAGCCTCGGAGAGTCCGGGAGCGAAGAGCCCCCAGGCGTCGGCGATGAGGAGGTCTATGTACTCGGCTGACTGTGCGTACGGATCGTCCATAGCTTGGCTCCCAGGTCGTAGGTCCACTGATTATGACAATCGTTTCGGTTAGCATTGCGGCCGAGTGCGCTGATGCGCGAGCACCGTGAGCCCGGTAGGGGTGCCAAGAGTCGGTTCCGGTCGTTGACGTGCGAGTTCGTGAATCCGCCACGTGACCAGGTGGTACCCGCCCAGCCGTCCCGACGGTGTCAGAGCCGACGACCTGCCGACGAGCCAGACGGGCACCTAAGGTGTCCCGCATGACCGACAGAGTTTTGGTGGCCGGTGCCGGGATCGCGGGTCTGTCGACGGTCCGTGCGTTGCGGCGCCACGGAATCCCAGCGACGGCGGTGGAGCAACGGCCAACCCGGCTGGAGGCGGGGCTGGCCATCAATGTTCCGGGCAATGGCGTGCAGGCCCTCGCGGCACTCGGCGTCGGCGACGGTCTGCGTGACGTCGGCGTGCCGGTGTCGAGACGTGAGTACCGCACCCAGCGGGGGCGGCTACTCTTCTCCGTCGCCGAGGACGAGTTCTGGGGCGGGGAGCACCAGCCCCGGTGCATACGTCGTCGGGACCTTCACGAACTACTGGAACATGACCTGCCCTCGGGGTCGGTACGGTACGGGGTAGCGGTGAGCGCGGTCCGCGTGACGGCCGACGGTGCCGAGGTGACGTTCTCCGACGGCAGCACCGACCGGTACGGCTTCGTGGTCGGGGCCGACGGGGTCCACTCGGCGGTTCGCCCGTCCCTGTTCGGCGACGAACGGCTCGGAGCTGCGCTACTGTCCGCGGCGAGTTGGCGGTTCATGGCACCCGACCCCGGCATCACCTGCTGGACGGTGTGGACCGGCGACAGCGGCACGGTCCTGCTGCTTCCAGCTGGCGACGGCGAGGTGTACGGCTTCGCCTCCGCTACCAGGGGTGGCCCGATCGGGTCCGACCCCAGCTGGCTTTCGGCGGCCTTCGCCGGGTTCCCCGAGCCGGTACAGACGGCAGTCGCCGAAGCACTCCTCCGTCCAGATTTGATGTACCACTCCCCAATCGAGGAGGTGCGCATCCCCCGGTGGCACCAAGGCCGGGTGGTCCTGATCGGCGACGCCGCGCACGCCACCGCGCCGGTCTGGGCGCAGGGTGCCTCGCTCGCCGTAGAGGACGCACTGGTGCTGGCCGAACTCCTTGCCAGCCGGGACTGGCAAACAGTCGGTGGCGAGTGGGATCGGCGTCGGCGTGGACGGGTCGCCCATGTGCAGGCAGCGACCGACCAGCTCTCCCGGGCAGCCGCCAAGCCTGCGTGGCTGCGGAACCTTCTGCTGCCGGCGATCGGCCGACACAGCTACCGGTCGGCGTACGGCCCGCTCCGCACGCCGGTGGCGTCGTTGACGGCGCCCGGCTGATCCTCGGTGTTGGGCCGCCTTCGCCTATCGCCGGTCGCTCTTGTCCTCGGGTGACTCGCTTGGATGCCAACTCTCGCTGGTTGGCGTAGCTGTGGTCTCGGTGCGGGTTGGGTCCGTCGCGGGGCCGATGTTGATCGGCCGCATCATCTCGTTGTCTTCGTGCTCCAGGATGTGACAGTGCCAGATATATCGGCCTGGCAGGTCAAAGAAGGCTTTGATTCGAGTGATCTCGCCGGGTAGAGCGAGGACGGTGTCATGGTAGCCGTGTTGCTGCGTCGATGGTGGTGTGTTGCCATCTGGTCCTCGGCCGATGATCTGAAATTCGACCTCGTGAACGTGGATCGGGTGGGCATGGTCCGTACGGTTGTCCAGCTCCCACAGCTCCGTGGCGTTGAGTGCGACATTCTCGGTGACCGGGTCGCTCCACGTCAGCGGTACCGCGGTGCCGTCCGGATCGACGGTGCCGAGCAGGATGGCGACAGGGCCGCAACCAGTGGTGGAAATCCGTTCGTCAAGGGAGAGGCGGCGGGTGTTGGTCGCCGGGCCGAGGGGAACGAACTGGGGTAGGCGGAGCTGGTCTGGTGGGACGCTTCTGTCTGGCTCGGTACGAGGAACGACAGCCAGCTTCATGACCTGACCTGTGGTGTTGACGTCGGCGGGTGCGAAATCGACTCCCGGCACACCACCGAGGAAGGGTCCGTCCGGGCCCTCGTTGATCAGGTACAGGTCAGTACCGGCGGGCACATCGGTGAAGTCGAGGATGACATCGACGCGTTGGGCGCCGCCAAGGATGACCTCGTCGAGTGGCTGGGGCTGGGGAAGGAAGCCACCGTCGGTGCCGATCAACCAGATCGGCAGGGCGGGGACGGCGGGACGTGTGGCGGTGGGGTTGGCTGCGATCTTCAGGATCAGGGTGCGCGCGTTGCAGCCGTTGAGCAAACGCAGTCGGTACCGCCGCCGTTCGACCTCGAGGCGCGGCCAGGTCCGACCATTGGCGACGATAGTGTCGGCGAAGAAGTCGGGAACCCAGATCGGTGGAACGTCGCCGTTTGGAATGTAGTTCGCGGGATTCGCGCACGTGTCACTGAAGGCCCGGCTACTGGGATAAAACAGTGAACCGTCCCGGTGGAAGGTCCGGTCCTGGATGACGATCGGGATCTCGTAGTAGCGGGTGCCCGGGGGGTCACCCAAGCCGGGGGCAGGGCCGGGTAGGACACCGGGTGGCAGGTCGAACTCTCCGCCACGTAGCAAGTAGAAGCCGGCCAGGCCGGAGTAGACCGCCTGACGGGTCATCCCCAACGCGTGATCGTGGTACCACTCGGTGGCCGCCCGCTGATCGTTGTCGTAGCGGCTCGTCGCGGTTCCAGGCCGCCACTGGATCCCGAACTGCTCGGCGAACGACGCCCGATAGCGGTCGTAGAAGCTGCCGACCGTCGCGTAGCCAGCCGGAATGTCCTTCGCCGCTGGCAGGAACCATGCCTCCGGATAGCCGTCACTCTCCGCCCGGGTATGTCCCCCGTGCAGGTGCACCACGACCGGCACCGGGCCGAGGTACGGGCCTGGGGTCCGCGTGAAGGTGGGAGTGGAGTCCCGCCCGGCTATCCCTCCAGGCGGGTTGGCCCAGTGCAACGTCGGATCGACGGGCAACAGCGGAGGCAGGAACCGATCGTGCCGGTCAACGAGTTGGTTGATCCAGGTAACCTGCACGGGCCGGTCGACTCGGGCCTCGATGGTGAACCCCGGGAACTGGAACGTGCCACGGCGGGTGGCGGAGCCGAACCCCCACACCGCGGTCCGGGGAAGATCCGGCGGCAGGATCTGCTGCGAGAACTGCCGTATCCCGATCACGTACTCGTCGCACCGGTCCCGTCCGTGCCGGCGGACCGGCGGCATGACCTCCGGGACCAGCAGGTCCGTCCGGTACTTCTCGATGACGTCGGGAGTTAACAGCGGCCGCTCCAGTGGCAGTGACACGGCGTTGGAGGCCGGCGGAGACAGCATGACGGCCGCTCCCCCTGCGGCTCCCGCCATCAACAGGTGCCGACGGCTGACCATGATGATCCCCCTGCCCTACGTCATCAACTACGACCTAAGGTGAATGTAAACCACAAAAGTTATTTTTGGTGCTTTTAGCCATGTATCGGGGGTTAGGCGGTCATCCGGAACGCGGCCGGGTCGAGAAGCCACACAGTCACACGCGGGCGCCGCCCGCCGAGCAGATCGCGCTGGTCCGTCGATGAACGGCGAGCGACGTCAAAGGTCCCCGACACACAGCAATACCGGCCGCCGTGCTGTGCGACCCTCGAGGCCCCACGTCCGGCCCGCCGGCGAGCCCGGCTACCACACCCACGGCGGCGGGGACCGGCATGTCGGTGAGCTGTCCGGCACTTCTGGTGTCCTGCCCGAATGCTGGCGGTAGACGAACTGCAGCACCTACTCGCGACCTGGCTCGGGTTCTGCCCCCTCTGCTACCAACTCGCCCCAACCCAACAAGGGACTATCAGGAGGCCGTACCAGTGGCGTCCTCCGCTGACCGAGGTGCCACAGCCCGGCGCACGAACACGAGCATGAGGCCGGCAACGGCCACGAGGACCCCCACCACCAGCATTCCGGTCGGCAGGTAGCGGCCGAGCAGGAGCAGCTGCGCCCGACCGTCGCTGGCCTGTTCGACTACCGCGTCGGCGGTGGCGTCGTCGTACTGGAAGGTGGCGTCGAAGATGACCACCGGCGGCCCGACGTCCGGCACCAGCTCCTGGCGCTGCTGCTCGCGGTAGCCCAGAATGCCACCGGTCATCGGCTCCACCCAGAGCGTGCGAGACGCCCGGTAGGTCATCGTCGCGGTCGTCGCCTCCGGCGCCAGGAAGCCGAGCAGTTGGGTCAGCGTCTCCTCGTCCATGTCGAGCTCCCGCTGGGGGACGGTCTGCTCGAACCGGTACGTCTCCAGGCCGGCGATCTCTTCCTCACCCTGGTACAGCATCGGCAACGACTGCCGCAGGATGCCATCGAAGTACTGGTACGTCTGCCTTTTCGTATCGAAGGGGAACAGGTACAGCTGCCCGGCGTACGCAATGCTCCCCGCCTCACACCCGGTGGTGCCCGACTCCACGGCCTCCATGTCGTGGTAGCACTGACCGTCCCACTCGACTGCGGCACCGGACACCCGGTCGAGGGCGATGCGGCTCTCGGCCCGGTTGACCGGCAGGTCGCGATCTACCCAGTCGGTAGCTTGATACACGTTCCAGATCAGAGTTTCACCAGCGAGGCTTCCGGCGAGCTCTGCGGCAGCCTCGTTGTCGGGTTTGATACCTGTTGCCGAACGCAGAGTGCCCGTTTCGACGGTCACCGCCGGGTCGCCGTCGGGCAGCGTCCGAGCACTGACGAAGGTGGCTGACGGCGCGACCACCACGATATCCGGCGGTGTCACGTCGTAGGGCACCTGCTTGAGCGCTGGCACGATCAGCCACACCAGACCCACGGCCACAGCGACGCAGAGTAGCCCCAGACCGAAGAGAGCCGCGCCGATCTTCTGCCGCATCAGCACACCCTTCCATTAGGTGAAACTTGTTCTAATCTACTGCTCCTTTTCCCGCAGGGAAAGACCCCGGGGGCATGCCGTCTGCCGCATCACCGTCCACTAGCGCCGCCCCCCACCCCCACGTACGCTTACCAAGCACTTGCTTGGCCAACCAATCATGCCGGGAGGTCCCGATGATGCCGTCCATCCCAGCGGCCCTCCACCGCGCGGCGCAGGAGTTCAGCTCGGCACCGGCCCTGGTGGAGCCCGGCGTCACGCAGCTGAGCTACGCGGAGCTCCTCGCCGAGGTGCGGCGCGTGGCACAGGCACTGATCGCCGGCGGGCTTCGCCCGGGCGACCGGCTCGCGCTCTGGGCACCGAACTCGGCACAGTGGGTGCTGGCCGCACTCGGCGCGAGCTACGCGGGCCTCACCCTGGTACCGGTCAACACCCGCTTCACCGGGATCGAGGCACTCGACGTGACCCATCGAAGCCGCGCCAGTGGCCTTGTCGTGGTGGACCCGTTCCTCGGCACCGATCGGCTCGCCACGCTACAGGCCGCCGCCACGGCGGAAGGCAAGCAGCTCCCCCGCCTGGTCGTGCGAGTGCCCTCCGGCTGGGACGAGTTCGTAGCCGGCGGGGCCTCGGTACCCGAACCGGTGGCCAACGCCCGCGCCGCCGCGGTCAACCCCAACGACCTGAGCGACATCCTGTTCACCTCGGGTACCACCGGGCGCAGCAAGGGCGTGATGAGCGCGCACCGGCAGTCGATAGACGTGGCTACCGCCTGGGCCGACATCGCCCGGCTGACCCCCGACGACCGCTACCTCGTGATCAACCCCTTCTTTCACAGCTTCGGCCTGAAGGCCGGCATCCTCGCCTGTGTGGTCAGCGGCACCGCCATCGTGCCGCAGGCGGTCTTCGACGTACCCCAGGCGATGGCTCTGATCGCGGACCAACGGATCACCGTCCTACCCGGGCCACCCACCCTCTACACCAGCCTGCTCGGTCATCCCGACGCCCGGCGATTCGACTTGTCGAGCCTGCGCTTGGCCGTGACCGGAGCGGCCACCGTGCCACCGGCCCTCGTCGATCAGATCCGCAAGGAGCTTGGCGCGGACGTACTTACCGCGTACGGACTGACCGAGGCGGTGGTCGCCACGATGTGCCGACCGGGCGATGACGCGCAGACCGTGGCGCAGACCTGCGGACGAGCAGCAGCCGGATGTGAGATCCGCATCGCTGACCCGGGCGGTGAGGTGTTGCTGCGCGGGCCGAACACCATGCTCGGCTACCTCGACGACCCGACCGCCACCGCGGCGGCGATCGACGCCGAGGGGTGGCTGCACACCGGCGATATCGGGCGCCTCGACGAGCGGGGCTACCTGACCATCACCGACCGACTCAAGGACATGTACGTCTGCGGTGGCTTCAATGTGTACCCGGCCGAGGTCGAGCGCACGCTTGCCCAGCTTCCAGGCGTGGCCGAGTCCGCGGTGATCGGCGTGCCCGACCCACGGCTCGGTGAAGTCGGCAAGGCCTACCTGGTCTGCCACCCGGGTCACGCACTCAGCACGGCGGAGGTGACCGAATTCTGCCGGAGCCGACTCGCCAACTACAAGGTGCCGCGGTCAGTCGAGGTCCGGTCTGAACTGCCGCACAACGCCTCGGGCAAAATTCTCAAGTATCTGCTCCGCGGAGAGCTGAGGGGTGACGAGGCGTACTAGGGCGTGTCCGGCCGATCTTGTAGCGGTGGGTCGTTGACGATGTGCCGGTGGTGCGTCGTGGTGAACTGACCGATGAGGCGTGGGCGGTGATCGCGCCGCTGCGTCCCCAGCCTGGTGGAGCGCGGGAGCGGTGGCGGGATCACCGTCAGGTCATCAACGGGATCTTGTGGAAGCTGCGCACGGGCGCGCCGTGGCGTGACCTGCCGGAACGCTTCGGGCCGTGGAAGACCTGCCACGAACGGCTGCGCCGCTGGACGGCTGACGGCACGTGGACCGGATCCTGGCGGCGGCGCAGGTGCATGACGACGGCATTCCGGTGCAGTGGACGATCAGCATCGACTCGTCGATCGTGCGGGCGCACCAGCATGCCGCTGGCGCCCGCAAAGAGGGGGCTCCGCATCAAGTCCGGCGACGCCTGGTGCGCAAGATGGCGAGGCCATCGGACGATCCCACGGCGGGCTGAGCACGAAGATCCACCTCGCCGTCGACGGACGCGGCCGGCCGCTGTCGATCCTGCTCATCTGGCTTCGATGATCACTCAGGATCCACGTTAATCGACGATCATGCCGTCGATCTGCTCCCGGAGGATGTCGGCTTGGCCGCAGTGCCGTGCCAACTCACGGATCATGTGCACGTAGATGTAGCGCAGCGACACCCTGCCCAGACGGGGATGAGGCACAGTGTCGTCGAGGGCAAACCCGGCTGCGATCTGCCTCGATCGATCACAGACCACGGTGTACTCCAGGATGACGTCTGCGACCGTCTCGTCCGAGCTGACCTGCCAACTGGCGTCGTCACCGAACGA comes from Salinispora tropica CNB-440 and encodes:
- a CDS encoding DUF3068 domain-containing protein, which codes for MRQKIGAALFGLGLLCVAVAVGLVWLIVPALKQVPYDVTPPDIVVVAPSATFVSARTLPDGDPAVTVETGTLRSATGIKPDNEAAAELAGSLAGETLIWNVYQATDWVDRDLPVNRAESRIALDRVSGAAVEWDGQCYHDMEAVESGTTGCEAGSIAYAGQLYLFPFDTKRQTYQYFDGILRQSLPMLYQGEEEIAGLETYRFEQTVPQRELDMDEETLTQLLGFLAPEATTATMTYRASRTLWVEPMTGGILGYREQQRQELVPDVGPPVVIFDATFQYDDATADAVVEQASDGRAQLLLLGRYLPTGMLVVGVLVAVAGLMLVFVRRAVAPRSAEDATGTAS
- a CDS encoding multicopper oxidase family protein, whose amino-acid sequence is MVSRRHLLMAGAAGGAAVMLSPPASNAVSLPLERPLLTPDVIEKYRTDLLVPEVMPPVRRHGRDRCDEYVIGIRQFSQQILPPDLPRTAVWGFGSATRRGTFQFPGFTIEARVDRPVQVTWINQLVDRHDRFLPPLLPVDPTLHWANPPGGIAGRDSTPTFTRTPGPYLGPVPVVVHLHGGHTRAESDGYPEAWFLPAAKDIPAGYATVGSFYDRYRASFAEQFGIQWRPGTATSRYDNDQRAATEWYHDHALGMTRQAVYSGLAGFYLLRGGEFDLPPGVLPGPAPGLGDPPGTRYYEIPIVIQDRTFHRDGSLFYPSSRAFSDTCANPANYIPNGDVPPIWVPDFFADTIVANGRTWPRLEVERRRYRLRLLNGCNARTLILKIAANPTATRPAVPALPIWLIGTDGGFLPQPQPLDEVILGGAQRVDVILDFTDVPAGTDLYLINEGPDGPFLGGVPGVDFAPADVNTTGQVMKLAVVPRTEPDRSVPPDQLRLPQFVPLGPATNTRRLSLDERISTTGCGPVAILLGTVDPDGTAVPLTWSDPVTENVALNATELWELDNRTDHAHPIHVHEVEFQIIGRGPDGNTPPSTQQHGYHDTVLALPGEITRIKAFFDLPGRYIWHCHILEHEDNEMMRPINIGPATDPTRTETTATPTSESWHPSESPEDKSDRR
- a CDS encoding DinB family protein, which translates into the protein MTTARPLDSEELASTAPERALLEAFIDVYRDVIIAKLRGLSEDDARRSLVPSLTTLIGLVKHAAAVERHWFQHCLEQQRREQITGNSFGDDASWQVSSDETVADVILEYTVVCDRSRQIAAGFALDDTVPHPRLGRVSLRYIYVHMIRELARHCGQADILREQIDGMIVD
- a CDS encoding FadD3 family acyl-CoA ligase; protein product: MMPSIPAALHRAAQEFSSAPALVEPGVTQLSYAELLAEVRRVAQALIAGGLRPGDRLALWAPNSAQWVLAALGASYAGLTLVPVNTRFTGIEALDVTHRSRASGLVVVDPFLGTDRLATLQAAATAEGKQLPRLVVRVPSGWDEFVAGGASVPEPVANARAAAVNPNDLSDILFTSGTTGRSKGVMSAHRQSIDVATAWADIARLTPDDRYLVINPFFHSFGLKAGILACVVSGTAIVPQAVFDVPQAMALIADQRITVLPGPPTLYTSLLGHPDARRFDLSSLRLAVTGAATVPPALVDQIRKELGADVLTAYGLTEAVVATMCRPGDDAQTVAQTCGRAAAGCEIRIADPGGEVLLRGPNTMLGYLDDPTATAAAIDAEGWLHTGDIGRLDERGYLTITDRLKDMYVCGGFNVYPAEVERTLAQLPGVAESAVIGVPDPRLGEVGKAYLVCHPGHALSTAEVTEFCRSRLANYKVPRSVEVRSELPHNASGKILKYLLRGELRGDEAY
- a CDS encoding class I SAM-dependent methyltransferase, whose translation is MDDPYAQSAEYIDLLIADAWGLFAPGLSEALHGLGDEPGVTVDLGAGTGRGVAVICASLPDSSPVLAVEPSPALRAVLLARAHEDASLRSRVTVSPADAMSVPMPEQVRVLVAMNMIGHLSPDDRRELWQRVAPRLVRGGRVVVNLAPPARPVAIPRTRMASRTVGGLTYEGWASAEAVGEHQIRWHMTYLTRSPEGAAVAEVAVNYDWWVMDEGELRAEFAEHGLTMRQIGHPDAGLYVASHVQG
- a CDS encoding non-ribosomal peptide synthetase; this translates as MNLPLMPEAVLDDVLDCIAEVLGMDPELIDVQASLTALGLESFTAVRLRRRIRERTGQDLPLTAFLGNATATHLARHLSDAPEEPAGGGESGGQRTDRQPGNRATFPLTPVQESYLVGRESGLVLGGVATYYYYEYDRISDDAATDLQRLEVAWNQLVDHHPMLRMVVDPYGRGEILPTAGPYRIGLTDLREAGPAQVGETLAAIRHDRSHQVRPTAQWPLFDLHAAFLPDGRTRLYVGFDVLITDMAGWMLLMRQWGQLVANPTTSLPEPPAEFADLLYDRDADPEWTQRRERDRDYWAARVAELPPAPRLPVTRAADSTEPPRFARHAGQLDAEAWRTLRARCTEHGVTPTAALLAAFAVILARWGAGDQVCLNTTLFERPEKPEGVDLVVGDFTTTALVGTPRYDPTSWSGFAGYASDLNRRFWEDLDHRSVSGVDVLRQLGGNFGVPPYPVVFTSGVGLAGAETAAPASWLGAEVFGVSQTPQVLLDHIVWDEGGVLRIAWDGVVDAFPDGYLRNMLDAYVRLLHRLTEATAWKDPRLAWDPFVLPAEPLDVDAFPDAGPLLHDPVTRAARRLPEKPALYVRGSATSHGQLAEGVAATAGALAAAGVGTGDLVAVACEKGLAQIVAVLAVNAVGAGYLPVEPSWPDARVATICGRAGVRHALVGRGVQTGWPEDVSTYRLTAAGRPSGRTQETADERTPPPSRPAPDATAYVIFTSGSTGQPKGVEIQHHAARTTIDDIVDRFGIHADDRVLALSALSFDLSVFDIYGVLGAGGALVLPDPARQRDPQHWLELAERHRVTVWNTAPALLEMLVEYAEIEPEVATRALRSLRLVMLSGDWIPLTLPERLRRLAPQAQVMSLGGATEASIWSITYPVADVDPGWRSIPYGRALRAQSFHILEPDGRPCPVGEPGELFIGGGGLARGYIGDPEQTAHRFAPHPLLDERLYRTGDLGRWRTDGNIEFLGRADRQVKIRGHRIELGEIEATLGRHPALRQCVVAAVPGSDERPRLAAYVVPRAGHVVPATDELAGALRERLPDYMVPSKFLVLDSLPVTPNGKIDHAALPNPYQVANGGVPACQPTLSPPASPVDPSVTSAPHVVDWAGTAVAEAEALGLEVALVVRPGRMSPAQALVAATRWLDRVRPEGETALVERIPVDGLIELTRRTTGLPRVDALPPAPQGTPVAEPTALSPGRTSVEGAGQPVAGGTGDPATIDAVSAVLADLTGEPVRADSTFAGLGVTSLTLVLTHRRLRESVAPHLALADMFGHATVASLAAHITALATPKEIRVPEPKAAPAPSARRSSRLAARTRAQEVDR
- a CDS encoding FAD-dependent monooxygenase: MTDRVLVAGAGIAGLSTVRALRRHGIPATAVEQRPTRLEAGLAINVPGNGVQALAALGVGDGLRDVGVPVSRREYRTQRGRLLFSVAEDEFWGGEHQPRCIRRRDLHELLEHDLPSGSVRYGVAVSAVRVTADGAEVTFSDGSTDRYGFVVGADGVHSAVRPSLFGDERLGAALLSAASWRFMAPDPGITCWTVWTGDSGTVLLLPAGDGEVYGFASATRGGPIGSDPSWLSAAFAGFPEPVQTAVAEALLRPDLMYHSPIEEVRIPRWHQGRVVLIGDAAHATAPVWAQGASLAVEDALVLAELLASRDWQTVGGEWDRRRRGRVAHVQAATDQLSRAAAKPAWLRNLLLPAIGRHSYRSAYGPLRTPVASLTAPG